Proteins encoded within one genomic window of Thiothrix litoralis:
- the dsrO gene encoding sulfate reduction electron transfer complex DsrMKJOP subunit DsrO: protein MSQNRVDEYRRNFITALGGAVAVVAVAPTLLLREAHAAGEVAAKPADQAVTNAKRWGMLIDVTKLTDGGAGMVAACKKEHGWGDEAHSSPEQQAHWARVVKVTDKLTHNSFSLPVMCQHCENPPCVDVCPTGASMKRADGIVQVNKHICIGCRYCMMACPYKARSFVHEALQDQKPHSPRGMGTVESCNMCVHRIDNGQLPACVEAAPDAVVFGDLNDPNSAVSQAMKSIGGKQIRADLGLNTGVRYHGI from the coding sequence ATGAGCCAGAACCGTGTTGATGAATACCGCCGTAATTTTATCACGGCATTAGGTGGCGCGGTGGCAGTGGTCGCTGTTGCCCCCACGTTACTGCTGCGTGAAGCACACGCTGCCGGTGAAGTTGCTGCCAAGCCAGCAGATCAAGCTGTCACCAATGCTAAGCGTTGGGGCATGTTGATTGATGTCACCAAGCTCACCGATGGTGGTGCAGGTATGGTGGCAGCGTGTAAAAAAGAGCATGGTTGGGGTGATGAAGCGCATTCAAGCCCAGAGCAGCAAGCGCATTGGGCGCGGGTTGTGAAGGTCACGGATAAGCTCACCCATAACAGTTTCAGTTTGCCAGTCATGTGCCAGCATTGCGAGAACCCGCCGTGCGTCGACGTTTGCCCAACAGGTGCATCCATGAAGCGTGCTGATGGCATCGTGCAAGTTAACAAGCACATCTGCATCGGCTGCCGTTACTGCATGATGGCTTGCCCATACAAAGCACGTAGTTTTGTACATGAAGCCTTGCAAGATCAGAAGCCCCACTCCCCTCGTGGTATGGGTACGGTAGAGTCCTGCAATATGTGTGTTCACCGCATTGACAACGGTCAGTTGCCAGCGTGTGTGGAAGCAGCACCGGATGCAGTGGTCTTTGGTGATTTGAATGATCCGAATAGCGCAGTAAGCCAAGCGATGAAATCCATCGGTGGTAAGCAAATTCGTGCTGATCTCGGTTTGAATACTGGCGTGCGTTACCACGGCATCTAA
- a CDS encoding TusE/DsrC/DsvC family sulfur relay protein, with protein sequence MASLNIGGKDIALDEEGYLENLNDWTPEVAEALATAEDVTLTSEHWEILNFLREYYEEYQIAPAVRVLTKAVGKRLGADKGNSKYLYSLFPYGPGKQACKYGGLPKPTGCV encoded by the coding sequence ATGGCATCACTTAACATCGGCGGCAAAGACATCGCGCTGGACGAAGAAGGCTATCTGGAGAATCTGAACGACTGGACTCCAGAAGTTGCAGAAGCGCTGGCAACAGCAGAAGACGTTACCCTGACTAGCGAACACTGGGAAATCCTGAATTTCCTGCGTGAATACTATGAAGAGTATCAAATTGCTCCAGCGGTACGCGTTCTGACTAAAGCCGTTGGCAAGCGTTTGGGCGCTGATAAAGGTAACTCTAAGTACCTGTACAGCCTGTTCCCATACGGCCCTGGCAAGCAAGCTTGTAAATACGGCGGTCTGCCTAAACCAACGGGTTGCGTATAA
- the tusD gene encoding sulfurtransferase complex subunit TusD, translating into MKYTILVNEGPYQHQASDSAIQFIRAALEKGHEIFRVFFYHDGVNNGTRLTVPPADDRLIQKMWTELAEKHGLDLVICIAAAQRRGIMDADEAKRQGMDANNIAPGFRISGLGQLVEGGIQSDRLVVFGD; encoded by the coding sequence ATGAAATACACAATTCTGGTCAACGAAGGGCCTTATCAGCACCAAGCGTCTGATTCTGCCATTCAGTTCATCCGTGCTGCATTGGAGAAGGGCCACGAAATTTTTCGTGTGTTCTTCTACCATGACGGCGTAAACAACGGCACACGCTTGACTGTTCCACCGGCTGACGACCGCCTGATCCAAAAAATGTGGACAGAGCTGGCTGAAAAGCACGGTTTGGACTTGGTTATCTGTATCGCAGCGGCACAACGTCGCGGCATTATGGATGCAGATGAGGCGAAGCGTCAGGGTATGGACGCCAACAACATTGCCCCCGGTTTCCGTATTTCGGGCTTGGGTCAGTTGGTTGAGGGTGGTATTCAGTCTGACCGTTTAGTCGTGTTTGGCGATTAA
- the rlmE gene encoding 23S rRNA (uridine(2552)-2'-O)-methyltransferase RlmE: MARSKSSQKWLGEHFSDEYVKKSQQEGYRSRAVYKLQEIQARDRILHPGMKVVDLGAAPGGWSQYATKLIGSKGRIVASDILPLDPLPFVEFVLGDFRDEAVLAEILNLLGGERADLVISDMAPNMSGVDAVDQPRAVHLCELALDMVRQVLKPGGAFLVKLFQGEGSEAFIRDVRSSFKTVKIRKPAASRPRSREVYVLAQGFVL; this comes from the coding sequence ATGGCAAGAAGCAAAAGCAGCCAAAAGTGGTTGGGCGAGCATTTTAGTGACGAATATGTGAAAAAATCACAGCAGGAAGGCTACCGTTCCCGGGCTGTGTATAAATTACAGGAAATTCAGGCGCGTGACCGTATCCTGCATCCTGGGATGAAGGTGGTCGATCTGGGTGCTGCTCCCGGCGGCTGGAGTCAGTATGCGACCAAGCTCATCGGTTCAAAGGGGCGCATCGTGGCAAGTGATATTTTGCCGCTTGATCCGCTACCTTTTGTCGAATTTGTACTGGGGGATTTTCGCGATGAGGCGGTATTGGCTGAAATCCTGAATTTACTGGGTGGTGAGCGTGCCGACCTTGTTATTTCTGATATGGCCCCCAATATGAGTGGTGTGGATGCTGTCGATCAGCCCCGTGCTGTTCATCTGTGTGAGTTGGCACTGGATATGGTTCGTCAGGTATTAAAGCCAGGCGGTGCCTTTTTGGTTAAACTCTTTCAAGGCGAAGGGTCTGAAGCGTTCATCCGTGATGTTCGCAGCAGTTTTAAAACCGTAAAAATACGCAAACCGGCGGCCTCAAGACCACGTAGTCGGGAGGTTTATGTATTAGCACAGGGTTTTGTGTTGTAA
- a CDS encoding respiratory nitrate reductase subunit gamma, translated as MTFVSILYGLLFWAATLILVGGVVVKVRQYWNTPAPLKIPTTPAPVTQRGVVWRMFREVVFFQSLFRSNKTLWLFAILFHMSLWLVLIRHSRYFVDMNDFLVFMQPFGRYAGFTMVLGLAGLWARRFLVDRVRYISAPSDHLMLALLIAIGMSGLMMSFVTHTDVTQVKAFFGGLLTFGFFGDEGLPADPIVLIHLLLVALLMIIFPISKLMHAPGIFFSPTRNQVDNPREKRHISGWALELERQGKLYLDELKK; from the coding sequence GTGACATTCGTAAGTATCCTTTACGGACTGTTGTTTTGGGCGGCAACGTTAATTTTAGTTGGCGGTGTGGTCGTAAAAGTCCGTCAATATTGGAATACCCCAGCCCCGTTGAAGATTCCCACTACGCCTGCGCCTGTAACGCAGCGAGGTGTGGTATGGCGCATGTTCCGTGAGGTGGTGTTTTTTCAGAGCTTATTCCGCTCGAATAAAACGCTTTGGTTATTCGCCATCCTATTCCACATGTCATTGTGGTTGGTATTGATACGTCATAGCCGTTATTTCGTCGATATGAATGACTTTTTGGTCTTCATGCAGCCCTTCGGTCGCTATGCTGGTTTTACAATGGTATTGGGTTTGGCCGGTTTGTGGGCGCGTCGCTTCTTAGTGGATCGAGTGCGTTATATTTCTGCGCCATCTGACCATTTGATGTTGGCACTGCTGATTGCGATCGGCATGAGTGGCCTGATGATGAGCTTCGTTACCCATACGGATGTCACCCAGGTAAAAGCATTCTTTGGTGGTTTGTTGACGTTTGGTTTCTTCGGTGACGAAGGCTTACCCGCTGATCCGATTGTATTGATTCATTTGCTGTTGGTGGCATTGCTGATGATTATTTTCCCGATCAGTAAGTTGATGCACGCACCGGGCATATTTTTTAGCCCGACCCGTAATCAGGTGGATAACCCGCGTGAAAAACGCCATATATCTGGCTGGGCATTGGAACTGGAACGTCAAGGTAAGTTGTACCTCGACGAACTGAAGAAATAA
- the dsrK gene encoding sulfate reduction electron transfer complex DsrMKJOP subunit DsrK → MADYEVPTLTGEGYCEVPAVREDVMKGKGPFIAKPAFQEAMHFPSDFAEIGELVPNWKERALDKMADLKGRYRSLQVFLDICVKCGACTDKCHYFIGTSDAKNMPVARQDLLRKVYRRYFTFAGKYFPKLVGATDLTEDVLKDWYNYYHQCSQCRRCSVFCPYGIDTAEISMAAREILDHVGYGQKYCNEILGKVYKIGNNLGLPGPALFDTVEGLEEDVEDDTGIKVRFPLDEDGAEVLLVTPSADFFAEPHIDGLIGYAKVFHETGVTWTLSTVASEAGNFGMFIGSYETMRRVSLRVREAAIKHKVKRIVFGECGHAWRVAYSFLNTLAGPFDFLDQRYPIPQHILEFTWGHLQAGTLKIDKTENDDKVLTFHDSCNVARGSRMGDAPGGQFEIPRHVIRAVCNNFVDMPADTIHDATFCCGGGGGLLTDDLMEIRVKGAQPRAEALKHVTTHNGVTHMAAICAICKSQFTKVLPYYGFTMDQIVSVHQLVSNAIILQRQVSVQARPDEEEDEDDDA, encoded by the coding sequence ATGGCTGATTACGAAGTTCCAACATTAACGGGTGAAGGCTACTGCGAAGTTCCAGCAGTGCGTGAAGATGTGATGAAGGGCAAAGGCCCGTTCATCGCCAAACCCGCCTTTCAGGAGGCGATGCACTTCCCTTCCGATTTCGCAGAAATTGGTGAATTGGTACCTAATTGGAAAGAGCGTGCACTGGATAAAATGGCTGATTTGAAAGGCCGTTATCGCTCCCTGCAAGTGTTCTTGGATATTTGCGTTAAATGCGGCGCATGTACCGATAAGTGTCATTACTTTATTGGTACATCTGATGCGAAAAATATGCCAGTAGCACGTCAGGATTTGCTGCGTAAGGTTTATCGCCGTTACTTCACGTTTGCGGGCAAGTATTTCCCCAAACTGGTGGGTGCAACTGACCTGACCGAAGATGTGTTGAAGGACTGGTATAACTATTATCACCAGTGCTCACAGTGCCGCCGTTGTTCCGTGTTCTGCCCTTATGGGATCGACACGGCTGAAATTTCCATGGCTGCCCGCGAGATTCTGGATCACGTCGGTTATGGTCAGAAGTATTGTAATGAAATCCTCGGCAAGGTTTACAAGATTGGTAATAACCTTGGTTTGCCTGGTCCCGCGCTGTTCGATACGGTTGAGGGGTTGGAAGAGGATGTGGAAGATGATACTGGCATCAAAGTTCGGTTCCCATTGGATGAAGATGGCGCAGAAGTGCTGTTGGTAACACCTTCGGCGGACTTCTTTGCTGAGCCGCACATTGATGGTTTGATTGGTTATGCCAAAGTATTCCATGAAACGGGTGTAACTTGGACATTAAGTACTGTTGCCTCGGAGGCCGGTAACTTCGGCATGTTCATCGGCTCTTACGAGACCATGCGCCGGGTTTCCCTGCGGGTTCGTGAAGCAGCGATCAAGCACAAAGTTAAACGTATTGTGTTCGGCGAATGTGGTCATGCATGGCGTGTGGCATACAGTTTCCTGAATACACTGGCTGGGCCGTTTGATTTTCTTGACCAGCGTTACCCAATACCCCAACACATTCTGGAGTTTACTTGGGGACATTTGCAGGCTGGGACGCTGAAAATTGACAAGACCGAGAATGATGACAAGGTTCTGACCTTCCACGACTCGTGCAACGTGGCACGTGGTAGCCGTATGGGTGATGCCCCCGGTGGTCAGTTTGAGATTCCACGCCATGTCATTCGCGCAGTATGTAACAATTTTGTGGATATGCCAGCAGACACCATTCATGACGCAACCTTCTGTTGTGGTGGTGGTGGTGGTTTGTTGACAGACGACTTGATGGAAATCCGTGTTAAAGGTGCTCAGCCGCGTGCTGAAGCCCTCAAGCATGTGACTACCCATAATGGCGTGACCCACATGGCGGCGATTTGCGCGATTTGCAAATCACAATTTACGAAAGTGTTGCCGTATTACGGTTTCACGATGGATCAGATTGTCAGTGTTCACCAATTGGTGAGTAACGCAATCATCCTGCAACGGCAAGTGTCCGTTCAGGCACGTCCTGACGAAGAAGAGGATGAGGACGACGACGCATAA
- the tusB gene encoding sulfurtransferase complex subunit TusB — protein sequence MAMLHIVNKSPFERVAFDSCLTHANAGDSIIMIEDAVVGAVDGSSFSGKVKAAMADKTVYVLGADLAARGLDGRAMDGIVSVDYAGFVDLTANNDTTQSWL from the coding sequence ATGGCTATGTTACATATTGTCAATAAGTCCCCGTTTGAACGTGTGGCTTTTGATAGTTGCTTGACGCACGCTAACGCTGGCGATTCGATCATTATGATTGAAGATGCGGTGGTTGGAGCAGTCGATGGGTCAAGCTTTTCTGGTAAAGTAAAGGCTGCGATGGCAGACAAGACCGTGTATGTGTTGGGTGCAGACCTGGCGGCACGTGGTTTGGACGGCAGAGCAATGGACGGGATAGTCAGCGTTGATTATGCAGGTTTTGTAGACCTGACAGCAAACAACGATACGACCCAAAGCTGGCTATAA
- a CDS encoding NAD(P)-binding protein → MATAAHDSKLKSQTFRRYKDGDHEWGSMHDKIFVEDTTYKCPTYIHKTPPCQGSCPSGEDIRGWLQIVRGIEKPPAGMTMQEYAFRRSTNANPFPSMMGRVCPAPCQTGCNRNDVDDFVGINSVEQYIGDSAIEAGFTFEAGAELSGKKVAIIGGGPAGMTAAYQLRRMGHASTVFEQHPELGGMMRYGIPGYRVPRDKLGAEMQRIINMGDITIKCNTTVGKDVTIETLESDFDAVLWTVGCWNGRGLFVDKFAETPNCVSAVDFLEAYNKGTMKYTAPRVVCVGGGDTSIDVVSVSRRIGTLANYAENAEDSATGKLVHGDVGEKAAPAVTLTTLFPLDQMTAAEHEVQDALKEGVTILTEVMPTEIVFGADGRAIGLKVVECVMKGNMPVAKEGGKETIIEADIIVSAIGQFGKLDGIDSLNNGRNQINADGLYQVPGKPGHFAAGDVVRPHLLTTAIGQASIASETINQYLRAEELKKRPKVDKHHFDLMEKLQEAGLNPAAYEDARAEDMRGTDGSGYAVHNYDDRSKNVIVSSKALFLGHFPVVERNLRTEDVPTAEEVLGHFAERMNPLAEADAIKEAKRCMSCGMCFECDNCVIYCPQTAVYRVPKKQATLGRYVATDYSKCIGCHICADVCPTGYIEMGLGE, encoded by the coding sequence ATGGCAACCGCAGCGCACGACAGCAAGCTTAAAAGTCAAACATTCCGCCGTTACAAAGACGGTGATCATGAATGGGGCAGTATGCACGACAAAATTTTTGTCGAAGATACTACGTATAAATGCCCAACCTATATCCACAAAACACCACCTTGCCAAGGTAGCTGCCCATCGGGTGAAGATATTCGTGGCTGGTTGCAAATTGTGCGCGGCATCGAGAAGCCACCTGCTGGCATGACCATGCAGGAATACGCTTTCCGCCGTTCCACCAATGCTAACCCGTTCCCGTCCATGATGGGTCGTGTTTGCCCGGCTCCTTGCCAAACAGGTTGTAACCGTAACGACGTTGACGATTTCGTTGGCATCAACTCGGTTGAACAGTACATCGGCGATAGCGCGATTGAAGCAGGCTTCACGTTTGAAGCAGGTGCTGAATTGAGCGGCAAGAAAGTTGCCATCATCGGTGGTGGTCCAGCAGGTATGACGGCGGCTTATCAATTGCGTCGCATGGGTCATGCTTCCACTGTGTTTGAGCAGCACCCAGAACTGGGTGGCATGATGCGTTACGGCATCCCCGGCTACCGCGTACCACGCGACAAGCTGGGTGCTGAAATGCAACGTATTATCAACATGGGTGACATCACTATCAAGTGCAACACCACTGTCGGTAAAGACGTGACGATTGAAACACTGGAAAGTGATTTCGATGCAGTGCTGTGGACAGTTGGTTGCTGGAACGGCCGTGGCCTGTTCGTTGACAAGTTTGCTGAAACACCCAACTGCGTATCAGCCGTTGATTTCCTCGAAGCCTATAACAAGGGCACGATGAAATACACTGCTCCTCGCGTGGTGTGTGTCGGTGGTGGCGATACCTCCATCGACGTAGTATCCGTGTCACGCCGTATTGGTACGCTGGCTAATTACGCTGAAAATGCTGAAGATTCCGCAACAGGCAAACTGGTTCACGGTGATGTTGGTGAAAAAGCAGCACCAGCCGTTACCTTGACTACCCTGTTCCCGCTGGATCAAATGACAGCAGCAGAACACGAAGTTCAAGATGCGCTGAAAGAAGGCGTTACTATCCTGACTGAAGTTATGCCGACTGAAATTGTGTTTGGCGCTGATGGTCGTGCCATTGGCCTGAAAGTCGTCGAGTGCGTGATGAAAGGCAATATGCCTGTCGCGAAAGAAGGCGGTAAAGAAACCATCATCGAAGCCGACATCATTGTTTCAGCTATTGGTCAGTTCGGTAAGCTGGATGGCATTGACTCTTTGAACAATGGTCGTAACCAGATCAATGCTGATGGCCTGTATCAAGTACCGGGCAAGCCTGGCCACTTTGCGGCAGGTGACGTGGTTCGTCCGCATTTGCTGACAACGGCTATCGGTCAGGCGTCTATCGCTTCCGAAACTATCAACCAGTACTTGCGTGCGGAAGAGCTGAAAAAGCGTCCGAAAGTAGATAAGCATCACTTCGATCTGATGGAAAAACTGCAAGAAGCAGGTTTGAACCCAGCCGCTTACGAAGATGCTCGCGCTGAAGACATGCGTGGTACGGATGGCTCAGGCTATGCCGTCCACAACTACGATGACCGTTCTAAAAACGTCATTGTATCGTCTAAAGCCTTGTTCTTGGGGCACTTCCCGGTTGTTGAACGCAATTTGCGTACTGAAGATGTACCAACGGCTGAAGAAGTATTGGGTCACTTCGCTGAGCGTATGAACCCGTTGGCAGAAGCTGATGCAATCAAAGAAGCCAAGCGCTGCATGAGCTGCGGTATGTGCTTCGAGTGTGATAACTGCGTTATCTACTGCCCGCAAACGGCTGTTTACCGTGTGCCAAAGAAACAGGCGACACTCGGTCGTTATGTTGCAACCGACTACTCCAAGTGTATCGGCTGCCACATCTGTGCAGACGTTTGCCCAACTGGTTACATCGAAATGGGGTTGGGTGAGTAA
- the yhbY gene encoding ribosome assembly RNA-binding protein YhbY — protein MELTETQKKRLRSRAHTLNPVVLVGQHGLKPTVLEEITSALDYHQLIKVKLSVGDRDLRDEMVEQIIQYSQALLIQRVGNVAVLYRRNTDRPDVLKEPVL, from the coding sequence ATGGAATTGACCGAAACACAGAAAAAGCGGCTGCGTAGCCGCGCTCATACCCTGAATCCCGTCGTACTGGTCGGCCAACATGGACTAAAACCCACGGTTCTGGAAGAAATCACCTCAGCGCTGGACTATCACCAACTCATTAAAGTAAAGCTCAGTGTGGGCGACCGTGACTTGCGCGATGAAATGGTTGAGCAAATCATCCAGTATAGCCAAGCACTACTCATCCAGCGGGTAGGCAATGTCGCTGTGCTATACCGGCGCAACACCGACCGCCCTGATGTGCTCAAAGAGCCGGTGCTGTAG
- the tusC gene encoding sulfurtransferase complex subunit TusC gives MTTKNFLFVNRKAPYGTVYALESLEVVLISAAFEQNVSLAFIDDGVYQITKGQNSKGIGMKNFSPTFRALGDYDITKLYVSSESLAERGLTVDDLMELTYEDADDDYAEKPSIILVDAKGMAAMMAEQEVILSF, from the coding sequence ATGACTACAAAGAATTTTCTGTTTGTAAATCGTAAAGCTCCTTACGGCACGGTCTACGCGCTGGAGTCACTGGAAGTCGTCTTGATTTCTGCTGCTTTTGAGCAAAACGTTAGTTTGGCATTCATCGACGACGGTGTTTACCAAATTACGAAAGGCCAAAACAGCAAAGGCATCGGCATGAAGAATTTCTCACCGACCTTTCGTGCACTGGGTGACTATGACATTACCAAGCTGTACGTTTCCAGCGAGTCTTTGGCAGAGCGTGGCCTGACGGTTGATGACCTGATGGAGCTCACTTACGAAGATGCTGATGATGATTACGCTGAAAAGCCTTCCATTATTCTGGTTGATGCCAAAGGCATGGCAGCAATGATGGCTGAGCAAGAAGTAATTTTGAGCTTCTAA
- the nrfD gene encoding NrfD/PsrC family molybdoenzyme membrane anchor subunit: protein MASQAIIFRETNDSKGFYILLAVLGAFLALGALAFFTAEHHGHHITGMNNQVVWGLPHVFAIFLIVAASGALNVGSIGTVFGKKLYQPMGRLSALLAISLLVGGLIVLVLDLGHPDRLIVAMTTYNFKSIFAWNIILYNGFLALSAVYIWTMMDRKVKKFYKLAGVAAFTWRLILTAGTGSIFGFLVARDFYNSAVMAPLFIVMSFALGLSVFILVLYFAYTWTGRQLGDAVMNRLRYLLAVFIGGVLLLEGARHFTGLYIAQKAGVENFILFGGGIYTQLFWVGQIMLGSLLPLSLIFCRRLTDNRIALLLAAFFTILGGFAQLYVILIGGQAYPLTLFPGAEVSSDYFDGTLNTYVPSIWELMLGVGGVALTLVMVTIGVKVLRFLPDSLSDAVVDPHSK, encoded by the coding sequence ATGGCTAGTCAAGCAATCATTTTCCGCGAAACCAACGACAGCAAAGGGTTTTATATCCTGTTGGCGGTTTTGGGTGCATTCCTTGCCTTGGGTGCACTGGCATTTTTTACCGCCGAGCATCATGGGCATCATATCACCGGTATGAATAACCAGGTCGTGTGGGGTTTGCCGCATGTGTTCGCCATTTTCCTCATCGTCGCCGCTTCGGGTGCTTTGAACGTTGGTTCGATTGGTACAGTCTTTGGCAAGAAGCTCTATCAACCGATGGGGCGATTGTCGGCCTTACTGGCGATTTCGTTGCTGGTTGGTGGTTTGATCGTGCTGGTATTGGACTTGGGTCATCCTGATCGTTTGATTGTGGCGATGACGACTTACAATTTTAAGTCTATCTTTGCTTGGAATATTATTCTGTATAACGGTTTTCTAGCTTTGTCTGCGGTTTATATCTGGACAATGATGGATCGTAAGGTTAAGAAATTCTATAAGTTGGCTGGTGTGGCAGCGTTTACATGGCGTTTGATCCTTACTGCTGGTACTGGCTCAATTTTTGGCTTTCTGGTCGCACGTGACTTTTATAACTCGGCGGTCATGGCGCCTTTGTTTATTGTGATGTCTTTCGCGCTGGGTTTGTCGGTCTTCATTCTGGTTCTGTATTTCGCCTACACATGGACAGGCCGTCAATTGGGTGATGCGGTAATGAACCGTTTACGTTACCTGTTGGCAGTGTTCATCGGTGGGGTGTTGTTGTTGGAAGGTGCGCGTCATTTTACCGGGCTGTACATTGCCCAAAAAGCAGGTGTGGAAAACTTTATCCTGTTCGGTGGCGGTATCTATACCCAGTTATTCTGGGTCGGTCAGATCATGTTGGGTAGCTTGCTGCCACTGTCGCTGATTTTCTGCCGTAGGCTGACCGATAATCGCATTGCATTGTTGTTGGCAGCCTTCTTTACTATCTTGGGTGGCTTTGCGCAACTGTATGTGATTTTGATTGGCGGGCAGGCTTATCCACTAACCTTATTCCCCGGTGCAGAGGTTTCCAGTGACTATTTTGATGGCACTCTGAATACTTATGTGCCAAGCATTTGGGAATTGATGCTGGGGGTGGGGGGTGTAGCCCTTACTTTGGTGATGGTGACCATCGGTGTGAAAGTATTGCGCTTCCTACCGGATTCCTTGTCTGATGCAGTGGTTGATCCGCATAGCAAGTAA